Proteins co-encoded in one Hymenobacter swuensis DY53 genomic window:
- a CDS encoding glycoside hydrolase family 3 C-terminal domain-containing protein translates to MPLFCSRAALLAALLYATAPAAFAQTKPATTQPKSTAASSANRQQLLLANEAKIDQLLKKLTLEEKIAMIHANSSFTSGGVKRLGIPEITTSDGPHGVRPEHGRDWTLDEGVNDSGTYLPTGNTLAATWNPTLGYAFGTVLGSEANFRGKDIILGPGINIIRTPLNGRNFEYLSEDPYLISKMVVGYIRGVQDQGVSACVKHYAANNQELHRNDIDVNMSERALRELYLPGFQAAVQEGGVHTLMGSYNKFRGQYATHNAYLMNDILKGEWGFKGLVISDWGSVHDTQQGLRNGTDLEMGTDLSLMYSSVDQTASAGMPALTPALYDRFFFGTAALEAVKKDKSLEPLLDDKVRRILRVMYKTNMLDGAKRAKGEYSTPAHQATALKVAEEGMVLLKNEGNVLPLRKTAKTYAVIGANATRENALGGGSSQVKAKYEITPLAGLQKALGPNAKITYAPGYKIARDQSADPQLIAQAVAAAKAAEVVIIVGGATHGYDYKVWSDNAYDAEGYDKPDMKMPFGQDELIKAVLAVNPNTVVVLMNGGPIDVSAWAGQAKGIVEAWYPGMEGGTALARVLFGDVNPSGKLPMTFPVKLEDSPAHKLGEYPSTPGDPLKQTYKEDVFVGYRYFDTYNVAPQFAFGHGLSYTSFEYGRLAVKPTSQGATATLTVRNTGKVAGAEVVQLYVHDDQASVNRPEKELKAFEKVFLKPGETKTVTLTLGSDAFRFYDEAKKQWVLEPGQFTLQVGSSSRDIRQTGTVKL, encoded by the coding sequence AGCTCTGCCAACCGCCAGCAACTGCTACTGGCCAACGAGGCCAAAATTGACCAGCTGCTGAAGAAACTCACGCTGGAAGAAAAAATTGCCATGATCCATGCCAATTCCTCCTTCACTTCGGGTGGAGTAAAGCGGTTGGGTATCCCGGAAATAACCACCTCCGATGGCCCCCACGGCGTGCGTCCTGAGCACGGCCGTGACTGGACCCTCGATGAGGGAGTGAATGACTCCGGCACCTACCTGCCCACGGGCAATACGCTGGCCGCTACCTGGAATCCGACGCTGGGATACGCTTTTGGCACAGTGCTGGGCTCGGAAGCCAATTTCCGGGGCAAGGATATCATTCTGGGCCCCGGCATCAACATCATCCGCACGCCCCTGAACGGCCGCAACTTCGAATATCTGAGCGAGGATCCGTACCTGATTTCGAAAATGGTGGTCGGCTACATTCGCGGGGTGCAGGACCAGGGTGTATCGGCCTGCGTGAAGCATTACGCAGCCAACAACCAGGAACTGCACCGCAACGATATTGACGTGAACATGAGCGAGCGGGCTCTGCGGGAGCTGTACCTGCCGGGCTTTCAGGCCGCCGTGCAGGAAGGAGGTGTACACACGCTCATGGGTTCTTACAACAAGTTTCGGGGCCAGTACGCCACCCACAACGCCTACCTGATGAACGACATCCTGAAAGGGGAGTGGGGCTTCAAAGGGCTTGTGATAAGCGACTGGGGCTCGGTGCACGACACCCAGCAGGGCTTGCGTAACGGCACCGATCTGGAAATGGGTACCGACCTCTCCCTGATGTACAGCAGCGTCGACCAGACCGCCAGTGCCGGGATGCCGGCTCTCACCCCGGCCCTCTACGACCGGTTTTTCTTCGGTACTGCCGCCCTGGAAGCCGTAAAGAAGGATAAGTCGCTGGAGCCCCTGCTCGACGACAAAGTGCGCCGGATTCTGCGGGTGATGTACAAAACCAACATGCTGGACGGGGCTAAACGCGCCAAGGGGGAGTACAGCACGCCGGCCCACCAGGCCACGGCCCTGAAGGTAGCCGAGGAAGGCATGGTGCTGCTTAAGAATGAAGGCAACGTGCTGCCCTTGCGCAAAACCGCCAAAACTTACGCCGTTATTGGGGCCAACGCTACCCGGGAGAATGCGCTGGGCGGCGGTAGCTCGCAGGTGAAGGCCAAGTATGAGATTACGCCGCTGGCCGGTCTACAGAAAGCCCTCGGGCCTAACGCGAAAATTACTTACGCGCCCGGCTACAAAATTGCCCGCGACCAGTCTGCCGATCCGCAGCTGATTGCCCAGGCTGTAGCCGCCGCCAAAGCCGCCGAGGTAGTCATTATCGTGGGCGGTGCTACCCACGGCTATGACTATAAGGTGTGGAGCGACAATGCCTACGATGCCGAGGGCTACGACAAGCCCGATATGAAAATGCCCTTCGGCCAAGACGAGCTGATTAAGGCTGTATTGGCGGTCAACCCCAACACGGTGGTGGTACTCATGAACGGCGGCCCTATCGATGTATCGGCGTGGGCGGGACAGGCCAAAGGTATTGTGGAGGCTTGGTACCCCGGTATGGAAGGCGGTACTGCGCTGGCGCGTGTGCTGTTTGGCGACGTAAACCCCTCCGGTAAGCTGCCCATGACCTTCCCCGTGAAGCTTGAAGATTCGCCGGCCCACAAGCTGGGCGAATACCCCAGCACCCCCGGCGACCCATTGAAGCAGACGTACAAGGAGGATGTTTTTGTAGGCTACCGTTATTTCGACACGTACAACGTAGCTCCGCAGTTTGCCTTCGGCCACGGCCTGAGCTACACCTCGTTTGAATACGGCAGGCTGGCAGTCAAACCCACCAGCCAGGGCGCCACTGCCACGCTCACCGTGCGCAACACCGGCAAAGTAGCCGGGGCCGAAGTAGTGCAACTCTACGTGCATGACGACCAGGCCAGTGTGAATCGCCCCGAGAAGGAGCTCAAAGCCTTCGAAAAGGTTTTCCTCAAGCCCGGCGAAACCAAAACCGTTACACTTACTCTCGGCTCCGACGCCTTCCGCTTCTACGACGAAGCCAAAAAGCAATGGG